In Phenylobacterium koreense, one DNA window encodes the following:
- a CDS encoding universal stress protein, which translates to MSWARIMAPLSGSDSDATVLAAAAKLAEPFGAELAGVYTPADVADVMPWMGEGFLGGVQTTALESLKEAAAAGERKASAAMQAVRYHKGQFISLQSPVWAGLSAESRLSDVIVFGHDSARGRGPLAEAFQQMVADEQRPVVVVREGFVVGGPVAVAWDGGKEASRAARLAMPLLEKASRVVILAAPKATSRSFDPHRLQAYYAARGVRAEVDILPDSGDAAPLLLYAASKAGAGILVAGAFGHPRLQEFIFGGTTRTFLSAEQPSLFLSH; encoded by the coding sequence ATGAGTTGGGCTAGGATCATGGCGCCTCTGAGCGGCAGTGATAGCGATGCGACGGTGCTCGCCGCCGCGGCCAAGCTGGCCGAGCCGTTCGGGGCCGAACTGGCCGGTGTCTACACGCCGGCCGACGTCGCCGATGTCATGCCATGGATGGGCGAAGGCTTCCTGGGCGGCGTCCAGACCACGGCGCTGGAATCCCTGAAGGAAGCGGCCGCCGCCGGTGAGCGCAAGGCCAGCGCCGCCATGCAGGCGGTTCGCTACCACAAGGGGCAGTTCATTTCCTTGCAGAGTCCGGTATGGGCCGGTCTGTCCGCGGAGAGCCGCCTCTCGGACGTGATCGTCTTCGGTCACGATTCCGCGCGTGGACGCGGGCCCCTCGCCGAGGCCTTCCAGCAGATGGTCGCCGACGAGCAGCGGCCAGTGGTGGTGGTCCGCGAGGGCTTCGTGGTCGGCGGCCCCGTCGCGGTCGCCTGGGACGGCGGCAAGGAGGCCTCGCGCGCTGCGCGCTTGGCCATGCCGCTGCTCGAAAAGGCGTCGCGCGTGGTCATCCTGGCCGCCCCCAAGGCTACGTCCCGGAGCTTCGATCCGCACCGGTTGCAGGCCTACTACGCGGCTCGCGGCGTGCGGGCGGAGGTCGACATTCTGCCCGACAGCGGGGACGCCGCGCCGCTTCTGCTCTACGCGGCCAGCAAGGCCGGCGCGGGCATTCTCGTCGCCGGCGCTTTCGGCCACCCGCGGCTGCAGGAGTTTATTTTTGGGGGCACGACGCGGACATTCCTGTCGGCCGAGCAGCCTTCACTATTTCTTTCCCACTGA
- a CDS encoding beta-ketoacyl-ACP synthase III: MHHAVIAATGLFTPPHSLSNAELVETFNTYVERFNAANAQAIEAGEIAALTPSSVEFIEKASGIKSRFVMNKTGLIDPEVMRPVLPERPNEEISILAEIAVAAARQAIETWGKDPSRIDAVICAASNMQRAYPAMAIEVQQALGIGGFAFDMNVACSSATFGIKTAADYIASGSARAVLMVNPEITSGHLNFRDRDSHFIFGDVATAVIVEREEDATDGWDILGTRLKTVFSNNIRNNFGFLNRAAPEGAGKPDKLFVQEGRKVFREVVPMVSEMILEHATDLGIDPTGLKRLWLHQANINMNELIGRRVLGREPSSEENVIILDTYANTSSAGSIIAFHKASGDLQAGETGLICSFGAGYSAGTVFVRKR; the protein is encoded by the coding sequence TTGCATCACGCCGTGATCGCGGCCACCGGGCTATTCACCCCGCCGCACAGCCTCTCGAACGCCGAGTTGGTCGAGACTTTCAACACCTATGTCGAACGCTTCAACGCCGCCAACGCCCAGGCCATCGAGGCGGGCGAAATCGCGGCCCTGACGCCCTCCTCCGTTGAGTTCATCGAGAAGGCGTCGGGCATCAAGTCGCGTTTCGTGATGAATAAGACCGGCCTGATCGACCCGGAGGTCATGCGGCCAGTCCTGCCTGAGCGCCCCAACGAGGAGATCTCGATCCTCGCCGAGATCGCGGTGGCCGCCGCGCGCCAGGCGATCGAAACCTGGGGCAAGGATCCGAGCCGGATCGACGCAGTCATCTGCGCCGCCTCCAACATGCAGCGCGCCTATCCGGCCATGGCCATCGAAGTGCAGCAGGCGCTGGGGATCGGCGGTTTCGCCTTCGACATGAACGTCGCCTGTTCTTCGGCGACCTTCGGCATCAAGACGGCGGCGGACTACATCGCCTCTGGCTCGGCCAGGGCGGTGCTGATGGTCAACCCGGAGATCACCTCAGGCCACCTCAACTTCCGCGACCGCGACAGCCATTTCATCTTCGGCGACGTGGCGACCGCGGTGATCGTCGAGCGCGAAGAAGACGCCACCGACGGCTGGGACATCCTCGGCACGCGGTTGAAGACGGTCTTCTCCAACAATATCCGCAACAACTTCGGCTTCCTGAACCGCGCGGCGCCGGAGGGTGCAGGCAAGCCCGACAAGCTGTTCGTACAGGAAGGCCGGAAGGTCTTCCGCGAGGTCGTGCCCATGGTCTCGGAGATGATCCTCGAACACGCCACCGACCTCGGGATCGACCCGACCGGCCTGAAGCGCCTGTGGCTGCACCAGGCCAACATCAACATGAACGAACTCATCGGCCGGCGCGTGCTGGGCCGCGAGCCCTCTTCCGAAGAGAATGTGATTATCCTCGACACCTACGCCAACACCTCGTCGGCAGGCTCGATCATCGCCTTCCACAAGGCTAGCGGGGACTTACAGGCTGGCGAAACGGGCCTGATCTGCTCGTTCGGTGCGGGTTATTCGGCCGGCACGGTGTTCGTCCGCAAGCGCTGA
- a CDS encoding mechanosensitive ion channel family protein, with amino-acid sequence MESQIVADLRDLTGFELVRLGRTAITVGGLAAAIFIVAAALLTARIASSAIRRIRGRAAADAAPSIYIFEKLSTYGLIIFGVIAAFSTLGLDLSSLTLFAGALGVGLGFGMQGIVKEFISGLVLLFDKLIRIGDYIELQTGERGVVAEIGPRATRIRNNDDLDVLIPNSRLIEAPITNWTHQNGARRMHVPFRVAYGADKEKVREAVLRAAHAVPFTMKDSSTRKTQVWLVGFGDSGLSFELVVWPALEAVKRPNATHAAYTWAIEDALRTGGFEIPLPQREMRVRSVFGEEEDEARETFGLTGHRAAREPVLGTSTNDAAEDLVRGAEQDAAEAAASPPRPR; translated from the coding sequence ATGGAGAGCCAGATCGTCGCCGACCTCCGGGACCTGACCGGGTTCGAGCTTGTCCGCCTGGGCAGGACGGCCATCACGGTCGGCGGCCTGGCGGCGGCGATCTTCATCGTGGCGGCGGCGCTGCTGACCGCGCGGATCGCGTCCTCCGCCATCCGCCGGATCCGCGGTCGCGCCGCCGCCGACGCGGCTCCGTCGATCTACATCTTCGAGAAGCTGAGCACCTATGGCCTGATCATCTTCGGAGTCATCGCGGCCTTCTCGACCCTCGGTCTCGACCTTTCCTCCCTGACCCTCTTCGCCGGCGCGCTGGGCGTCGGCCTGGGCTTTGGGATGCAGGGGATCGTCAAGGAGTTCATCTCCGGCCTCGTCCTGCTGTTCGACAAGCTGATCCGCATCGGCGACTACATCGAGCTGCAGACCGGGGAGCGGGGGGTGGTGGCCGAGATCGGCCCGCGCGCCACCCGCATCCGCAACAATGACGACCTGGACGTCCTGATCCCGAACTCCCGCCTGATCGAGGCGCCGATCACCAACTGGACCCACCAGAACGGCGCGCGGCGGATGCACGTCCCCTTCCGCGTGGCCTACGGCGCCGACAAGGAAAAGGTGCGCGAAGCGGTGCTGCGGGCGGCCCATGCGGTGCCGTTCACCATGAAGGACAGTTCGACCCGCAAGACCCAGGTCTGGCTGGTCGGGTTCGGCGACAGCGGCCTTTCCTTCGAGCTGGTGGTGTGGCCGGCGTTGGAGGCCGTGAAGCGGCCGAACGCCACCCATGCGGCCTACACTTGGGCGATTGAGGACGCTCTGCGCACTGGCGGCTTCGAGATTCCGCTGCCCCAGCGCGAAATGCGCGTCAGGTCGGTCTTCGGCGAGGAGGAGGACGAGGCCCGCGAAACATTCGGCCTCACGGGACATCGCGCGGCGCGCGAGCCTGTGCTCGGGACCAGCACCAACGATGCAGCCGAAGACTTGGTCCGCGGGGCCGAGCAGGACGCCGCCGAGGCCGCCGCCTCGCCGCCACGTCCAAGATAG
- a CDS encoding DedA family protein, producing MDAVLQSLAEFIARHAGWAGLVLGVITLLESLVLIGAFIPATALLVMAGGLIAAGLLDPFQVIFWCVMGAVVGDAISFELGRRLGPRALRHPIFAGHRRKVARTRLFNRRYGAASIFIGRFFGPLRAFVPLVAGLLQMRRRTFQLANALSALIWVLAILAPGYFAARGLAELEALGEAHWTTIAAITIAGLIVVGLVCREILRRRARAMAEAISLAERRS from the coding sequence ATGGACGCAGTTCTTCAAAGCCTAGCCGAGTTCATCGCCCGCCATGCCGGATGGGCGGGTCTGGTGCTGGGCGTCATCACCCTGCTGGAATCCCTGGTGCTCATCGGCGCCTTCATCCCGGCCACGGCGCTGCTGGTGATGGCCGGCGGCCTGATCGCTGCGGGCCTGCTCGATCCCTTCCAGGTGATCTTCTGGTGCGTCATGGGCGCGGTCGTCGGGGACGCCATCTCGTTCGAGCTTGGCCGCCGGCTTGGGCCGCGGGCCCTGCGTCATCCAATCTTCGCGGGCCACCGCCGGAAGGTGGCCCGCACCCGGCTGTTCAATCGTCGCTATGGGGCGGCCTCTATCTTCATCGGACGGTTCTTCGGCCCATTGCGCGCCTTCGTTCCGCTGGTCGCCGGCCTGCTGCAGATGCGGCGGCGGACGTTCCAGCTCGCCAATGCCCTTTCGGCGCTGATCTGGGTGCTGGCGATCCTTGCCCCGGGCTATTTCGCCGCCCGCGGCCTGGCCGAGCTGGAGGCGCTGGGCGAGGCCCACTGGACCACGATCGCCGCTATCACCATCGCCGGCCTGATTGTGGTGGGTTTGGTCTGCCGGGAGATCCTGCGCCGTCGGGCCCGGGCCATGGCCGAGGCGATCTCCCTCGCCGAACGGCGATCCTGA
- a CDS encoding alpha/beta fold hydrolase — translation MKLFMGMALALMLSSAAAAQPSYGPQLEGFAYPYPIQRFAFTSQGQALSMGYLDVAPARPNGRTAVLLHGKNFCAATWEATIAALTDAGFRVIAPDQIGFCASSKPQGYQFSFDQLAANTHELLQARGVERAVVIGHSMGGMLAARYALAYPATVEKLVLVNPIGLEDWRAEGVPYATIDQLFAAEQKTSFDSIKAYQQRFYYNGAWKPEYDRWASMLAGMYAGPGGKAVAWNQAQTSDMVFTQPVLHEFGKIASPTLLLIGGKDRTAPGANRAPKAVADRLGDYPELGRRAARAIPQADLVELPDLGHSPQVEAPRRFHAALLAGLGAKAR, via the coding sequence ATGAAGCTTTTCATGGGGATGGCGCTGGCTCTGATGCTTTCCAGCGCCGCCGCGGCGCAGCCGTCCTACGGGCCGCAGCTCGAAGGTTTCGCCTATCCGTATCCCATCCAGCGGTTTGCCTTCACGTCGCAGGGGCAGGCGCTGTCGATGGGCTATCTGGACGTCGCGCCCGCCAGGCCCAATGGACGCACCGCCGTCCTGCTGCATGGCAAGAACTTCTGCGCGGCGACCTGGGAAGCGACGATCGCGGCCCTGACCGACGCCGGCTTTCGGGTGATCGCGCCCGACCAGATCGGCTTCTGCGCGTCATCCAAGCCTCAGGGCTACCAGTTCAGCTTCGACCAGTTGGCGGCCAACACCCATGAGCTGCTGCAGGCCAGGGGCGTCGAGCGCGCTGTGGTGATCGGGCATTCCATGGGCGGAATGCTCGCCGCCCGCTACGCTCTTGCCTATCCCGCCACGGTCGAGAAACTGGTGCTGGTGAACCCCATCGGACTGGAGGATTGGCGGGCCGAGGGCGTGCCCTACGCGACGATCGACCAACTCTTCGCGGCCGAGCAGAAGACATCGTTCGACAGCATCAAGGCCTATCAGCAGCGCTTCTACTACAACGGCGCCTGGAAGCCGGAATACGACCGCTGGGCCTCCATGCTGGCCGGAATGTACGCTGGGCCGGGCGGCAAGGCGGTGGCCTGGAACCAGGCCCAGACCTCGGACATGGTCTTCACCCAGCCGGTGCTCCACGAGTTCGGGAAGATCGCCTCGCCGACGCTGTTGCTGATCGGAGGCAAGGACCGGACCGCGCCGGGCGCCAATCGCGCACCCAAGGCGGTGGCCGACCGGCTGGGCGACTATCCGGAGTTGGGGCGCCGGGCCGCCCGCGCGATACCGCAAGCCGATCTCGTGGAGCTCCCCGATCTTGGCCATTCACCACAGGTGGAAGCGCCCCGCCGCTTCCACGCAGCGCTGCTGGCGGGCCTCGGCGCGAAGGCGCGGTGA
- a CDS encoding porin family protein, producing MNKNKSLIAAGAAVIAAALVPAVASAQSTPITGYGSLGYSHHDMDDVDLGAIQGRLGARFNPYIGVEGELGFGVKKDDINIGGVEGKAKLKNTMAIYGVGFLPVMPNADLYARVGYGNTNAKVSVPGVVAKVDGDSWNYGVGGQYFFDGANGVRADYTRYDYKDDAGNADVWSIGYVRKF from the coding sequence ATGAATAAGAACAAGTCTCTCATCGCCGCGGGGGCGGCTGTCATCGCCGCGGCCCTGGTCCCCGCCGTCGCCAGCGCCCAATCGACGCCCATCACCGGCTATGGCTCGCTCGGCTACAGCCATCACGACATGGACGACGTCGACCTGGGCGCGATCCAGGGCCGCCTCGGCGCCCGCTTCAACCCGTATATCGGCGTCGAAGGCGAACTGGGCTTTGGCGTGAAGAAGGACGACATCAACATCGGTGGCGTGGAAGGCAAGGCGAAGCTGAAGAACACCATGGCCATCTATGGCGTGGGCTTCCTGCCTGTGATGCCGAACGCCGACCTCTACGCCCGCGTCGGCTACGGCAACACCAACGCCAAGGTCTCCGTCCCGGGCGTCGTGGCCAAGGTTGACGGCGATAGCTGGAACTACGGCGTCGGCGGCCAGTACTTCTTCGACGGCGCCAACGGCGTCCGCGCCGACTACACCCGCTACGACTACAAGGACGACGCCGGCAACGCGGATGTCTGGTCCATCGGCTATGTGCGCAAGTTCTAA
- a CDS encoding HD domain-containing protein, translating to MTKGLRSARKEPRAWQRMLSGRRLDLLDPSPMDIEIEDIAHGLARVARWNGQTVGEHAFSVAQHSIVVEEICAHIRPDLGPKWRLAALLHDASEYVIGDMISPFKTALGFDYKKFEERLETAIHIRFGIPAKTPANIKKLIKQADRACAFFEATQLAGFNHTEALEFFGQPPAGYALSIEPLSPAQAQSRYIQRYNVLSEAAGFAATSSDAAFDTE from the coding sequence GTGACAAAAGGGCTGCGTTCAGCGCGCAAGGAACCGCGAGCATGGCAGCGGATGCTGTCGGGCCGCAGGTTGGATCTGCTCGACCCCTCGCCGATGGATATCGAGATCGAGGACATCGCCCATGGCCTGGCGCGCGTGGCGCGCTGGAACGGCCAGACGGTCGGCGAGCACGCCTTCTCGGTGGCCCAGCACTCGATCGTGGTCGAGGAGATATGCGCCCACATCCGCCCCGACCTGGGACCGAAATGGCGGTTGGCCGCGCTGCTGCACGATGCGTCCGAATACGTGATCGGCGACATGATCAGCCCGTTCAAGACGGCGCTCGGCTTCGACTACAAGAAGTTCGAAGAGCGGCTGGAGACGGCCATCCACATCCGCTTCGGGATTCCCGCCAAGACGCCGGCCAACATCAAGAAGCTGATCAAGCAGGCCGACCGGGCCTGCGCCTTCTTCGAGGCCACCCAATTGGCCGGCTTCAACCACACCGAGGCGCTGGAGTTCTTCGGCCAGCCGCCGGCCGGCTATGCGCTGTCGATCGAGCCTCTTTCGCCGGCGCAGGCGCAATCTCGTTACATTCAGCGGTACAATGTTCTCTCGGAGGCTGCGGGATTCGCCGCGACGTCGTCCGACGCGGCTTTCGACACTGAGTAG
- a CDS encoding cytochrome P450: MAGPWSIVETSAFDPVARVDPHARLKELREQCPVMRDEPAKTWLLTRYGDVRETVNDRSLWRYWGLSEKGALLRRMDGDETPPRVNSILSMDEPDHSRVRTPLAKTFYARINAMKPQIAAIIDEVIDSPPDDRPFDLIADVAIPIPILVIASILGVERDRFREFRAWSEASILGLNPLRTPEETERMTWGSEKLTEYFTQLMARRRAEPADDLISDMVKLQADGAPLDDEELRVNLSALLIGGNLTTTDLIGNGVWLLLNHPEQLAALEADPALASAAVEEILRYESPVAITSRIMSEPREVGGCPIQPHQSIITSLHAANRDPDVFEDPDRFDITRKHAPHVAFGGGSHICIGAPLARIEAKQALVRLFERFPALKLAKEEPPTWRALPFFRGMEALWVQV, encoded by the coding sequence ATGGCTGGACCGTGGAGCATCGTGGAAACCTCGGCGTTCGATCCGGTCGCCAGGGTCGATCCGCACGCACGCCTCAAGGAGCTTCGCGAACAATGCCCGGTGATGCGGGACGAGCCGGCCAAGACCTGGCTCCTGACCCGCTATGGCGACGTGCGCGAGACGGTCAACGACCGCAGCCTCTGGCGCTACTGGGGCCTCTCGGAAAAGGGCGCCCTCCTCCGCCGAATGGACGGCGACGAAACCCCGCCGCGGGTCAACAGCATCCTGTCGATGGACGAGCCTGACCATTCGAGGGTGCGCACGCCCCTGGCCAAGACCTTCTACGCGCGCATCAACGCCATGAAACCGCAGATCGCCGCGATCATCGACGAAGTGATCGACTCGCCGCCGGACGATCGCCCCTTCGATCTGATCGCCGACGTCGCCATTCCGATTCCGATTCTGGTCATTGCGAGCATACTCGGCGTCGAACGCGACCGGTTTCGGGAGTTCCGCGCCTGGTCGGAAGCCTCGATCCTGGGCCTGAACCCGCTCCGCACGCCGGAGGAGACCGAGCGCATGACCTGGGGCTCGGAGAAGCTGACCGAGTACTTCACCCAGCTCATGGCCCGCCGTAGGGCCGAGCCCGCCGACGACCTGATCTCCGACATGGTGAAGCTGCAGGCCGACGGCGCGCCGCTGGACGACGAGGAACTGCGGGTCAATCTTTCGGCCTTGCTCATCGGCGGCAACCTCACCACCACCGACCTCATCGGCAATGGGGTCTGGCTGCTCCTGAACCATCCGGAACAACTGGCCGCGCTCGAAGCCGATCCGGCGCTCGCCAGCGCCGCCGTGGAGGAGATCCTCCGCTACGAGTCGCCGGTGGCCATCACCAGCCGGATCATGTCCGAACCGCGCGAAGTGGGCGGATGTCCGATACAGCCACACCAGTCGATCATCACGTCGCTGCACGCCGCCAATCGGGACCCCGACGTCTTCGAGGACCCCGACCGCTTCGACATCACCCGCAAGCACGCCCCGCATGTCGCCTTCGGCGGGGGTTCGCACATCTGCATCGGCGCGCCGCTGGCGCGGATCGAGGCAAAGCAAGCCCTGGTGCGGCTGTTCGAGCGGTTTCCGGCGTTGAAGCTGGCCAAGGAAGAGCCGCCGACCTGGCGCGCCCTTCCCTTCTTCCGCGGCATGGAGGCGCTGTGGGTTCAGGTCTGA
- a CDS encoding dipeptidyl-peptidase 3 family protein, which produces MRRIIAPLVAALCLPTAVMAATPMPDEGLARIQMQVETDFLSPEERQVVNLLIKAADEMTAIYRRQSAGEGPGHGFYPAGLTRAELDAYIAAHPDQKAALMDGYTVVKRQGDRLVTVPYNVEYKAELDRAAALLDQAAIVTSNASLKKFLTLRAKAFRNNDYFESEMAWMDLEGAPIEVAIGPYETYTDELYGQKTAFEAFVTLKDPQESAALDKYKGYLRAMEENLPVDARYKNFQRGGASPIAVAEQVRGGGDNTVGPQTIAFNLPNDERVREAKGAKKVILSNVLGAKYEEILKPMGDRVLVADQAALVSKKYMTLETLFHELSHSLGPGSITVNGRPTTVSAELKDIGGTAEEAKADVMGVYNIVFMMEKGELPKAERSQLLATYAAGIFRAVRWGAGEAHGRGAALQYGYLKSKGALTWDAAAKRYRVNDDAMQAGLTALVADLVKLQGDGDYAGMNAFFDRYAKLDPEAESVIATLKDIPVDIAPVYPDKI; this is translated from the coding sequence ATGCGTAGGATCATCGCGCCGCTGGTCGCGGCTCTTTGCCTGCCCACCGCCGTCATGGCGGCCACGCCCATGCCCGACGAGGGCCTGGCCCGCATCCAGATGCAGGTCGAGACGGACTTCCTGAGCCCCGAGGAGCGTCAGGTCGTCAATCTGCTGATCAAGGCCGCCGACGAGATGACGGCCATCTATCGCCGGCAGTCGGCCGGGGAGGGGCCGGGCCACGGTTTCTATCCCGCTGGCCTGACCAGGGCCGAGCTCGACGCCTATATCGCCGCCCATCCCGATCAGAAGGCCGCCCTCATGGACGGCTATACCGTGGTCAAGCGCCAGGGCGACCGCCTGGTCACCGTGCCCTACAACGTCGAGTACAAGGCCGAGTTGGACCGCGCCGCCGCCTTGCTCGACCAGGCGGCTATCGTCACCTCCAACGCCAGCCTGAAGAAATTCCTGACGCTCAGGGCTAAGGCCTTCCGCAACAACGACTATTTCGAATCCGAGATGGCCTGGATGGACCTCGAGGGCGCCCCGATCGAGGTCGCCATCGGGCCCTATGAGACCTACACCGACGAGCTCTATGGCCAGAAGACTGCCTTCGAAGCCTTTGTAACTCTTAAGGATCCTCAGGAGAGCGCGGCCCTCGATAAGTATAAAGGGTATCTGCGGGCAATGGAGGAAAACCTGCCGGTAGATGCCCGTTACAAGAACTTCCAACGCGGCGGCGCATCCCCCATCGCGGTCGCCGAACAGGTCCGCGGCGGCGGCGACAACACCGTCGGTCCCCAGACCATCGCGTTCAATCTCCCCAACGACGAGCGGGTGCGCGAGGCCAAGGGCGCCAAGAAGGTCATCCTCTCCAATGTGCTTGGCGCAAAATACGAGGAAATTCTGAAGCCTATGGGCGATCGTGTGCTCGTCGCCGACCAGGCCGCCCTGGTCAGCAAGAAGTACATGACCCTCGAAACCCTGTTCCATGAGCTGTCGCACAGCCTCGGCCCGGGCTCGATCACCGTGAACGGTCGCCCGACCACGGTCTCGGCCGAGCTCAAGGACATCGGCGGCACGGCTGAGGAAGCCAAGGCCGACGTGATGGGGGTCTATAATATCGTCTTCATGATGGAGAAGGGCGAGCTCCCGAAAGCCGAGCGTTCTCAGTTGCTTGCGACCTATGCCGCGGGGATCTTCCGCGCCGTCCGCTGGGGCGCGGGCGAGGCTCACGGCCGCGGCGCGGCGCTGCAGTACGGCTATCTGAAGTCCAAGGGCGCTCTCACCTGGGACGCGGCGGCCAAGCGCTATCGCGTCAACGACGACGCCATGCAGGCCGGCCTCACCGCCCTGGTCGCCGATCTCGTCAAGCTGCAAGGCGATGGCGACTATGCGGGGATGAATGCGTTCTTCGATCGGTACGCCAAGCTGGATCCGGAGGCCGAGAGCGTGATCGCCACCCTGAAGGACATCCCCGTCGACATCGCGCCGGTCTATCCGGACAAGATCTGA
- a CDS encoding DUF488 domain-containing protein translates to MTTPLATIGYEASTQDEVIGRLKAARVETVVDVRAVSSSRRAGFSKTVLAASLAEAGIGYVHLRQLGTPKAGRDAARKGRVEEMRTIFEAHMTEPGAQLELKAAEELAGSRKIALLCFEADHNGCHRKILAEQICQHLGCSIEHL, encoded by the coding sequence ATGACGACGCCCCTCGCCACGATCGGATATGAGGCCAGCACCCAGGACGAGGTGATCGGGCGGCTGAAGGCGGCCCGGGTCGAGACTGTCGTCGACGTCCGCGCCGTGTCGTCCTCCCGTCGGGCGGGATTTTCCAAGACCGTCCTGGCGGCTAGCCTCGCCGAGGCGGGGATCGGCTACGTCCACCTGCGCCAGCTCGGCACCCCGAAGGCCGGCCGGGACGCGGCTCGAAAGGGCAGGGTCGAGGAGATGCGCACGATCTTCGAGGCGCACATGACCGAGCCCGGGGCTCAACTCGAACTGAAGGCCGCCGAGGAACTGGCCGGCTCACGCAAGATCGCCCTGCTGTGTTTCGAGGCGGACCACAACGGCTGCCACCGCAAGATCCTCGCCGAGCAGATCTGCCAGCATCTGGGCTGTTCGATCGAGCATCTCTGA
- a CDS encoding tyrosine phosphatase family protein — MTLIVCGLAEVPALIASRAPSHMITLLDAASMIETPRNFAADRHLRISVNDIAEPTDGLVLPSEAMVERLIAFGRGWDASAPMIVHCWAGISRSSASAFVLACDRNPHADEMTIAMGMRRAAKHAYPNRRIVAIADDVLGRRGRMVDAVEAMGDYEYSGVGAPFDLAASY, encoded by the coding sequence ATGACCCTTATCGTCTGCGGCTTGGCCGAGGTACCTGCGCTGATCGCCTCGCGTGCGCCATCGCACATGATCACCCTGCTGGACGCCGCCAGCATGATCGAAACGCCCAGGAACTTCGCCGCCGACCGCCACCTGCGCATATCGGTGAACGACATCGCCGAGCCGACCGACGGCCTAGTCCTGCCCAGCGAGGCGATGGTCGAGCGCCTCATCGCCTTCGGCCGCGGCTGGGACGCCAGCGCCCCGATGATCGTCCATTGCTGGGCGGGCATCAGCCGATCGAGCGCCAGCGCCTTCGTCCTGGCCTGCGACCGCAATCCGCACGCCGACGAGATGACCATCGCCATGGGCATGCGCCGGGCCGCCAAGCACGCCTATCCGAACCGCCGCATCGTCGCGATCGCCGACGACGTGCTCGGCCGCCGCGGCAGGATGGTCGACGCCGTCGAGGCCATGGGCGACTACGAGTATTCCGGGGTCGGCGCTCCGTTCGACCTGGCGGCCAGCTACTGA
- a CDS encoding NUDIX hydrolase has product MAATTVVIGLSAVVVAVRDGDAVVLTVRPAGQLASLPFGPFDPDGDRTFELALRAFVTAQTRFDLGYVEQLYTFGDKGRDAPLAAMGDGSGGERVISVGYLALTPSPVDTTAPDTGWGAWSRFFPYEDWRQGRPAALDEIEPALRRWASSHPERLSRARLLFALDDTTWNEERVLERYELLYEAGLAPEAARDRGEGYCAPAGALAAALGEPMISDHRRILATALSRLRGKLKYRPVVFELMPDAFTLSALQRTVEAIAGVALHKQNFRRALERADLVEGLGRLDSETGGRPAELFRFRREALSARPALGLALPLLRE; this is encoded by the coding sequence ATGGCCGCGACGACCGTCGTCATCGGGCTGTCGGCGGTGGTGGTCGCGGTTCGCGACGGCGATGCGGTGGTCCTGACCGTCCGCCCCGCCGGCCAGTTGGCGAGCCTGCCGTTCGGGCCGTTCGACCCGGATGGAGACCGCACCTTCGAGCTCGCCCTTCGCGCCTTCGTGACAGCCCAGACGCGGTTCGACCTTGGTTATGTCGAGCAGCTCTACACCTTCGGCGACAAGGGGCGCGACGCGCCGCTTGCGGCCATGGGCGATGGGTCTGGCGGCGAGCGGGTGATCTCGGTCGGCTATCTCGCCCTCACTCCTTCGCCGGTCGACACGACCGCGCCGGACACCGGATGGGGCGCCTGGTCGCGTTTCTTCCCCTACGAGGACTGGCGGCAGGGCCGGCCGGCCGCCCTCGACGAAATCGAGCCAGCGCTGCGCCGCTGGGCGTCCAGCCATCCCGAGCGGCTCAGTCGCGCCCGCCTGCTCTTCGCCCTGGACGATACGACCTGGAACGAGGAGCGGGTGCTGGAACGCTACGAGCTGCTCTATGAGGCCGGCCTTGCGCCAGAGGCCGCCCGCGACCGTGGCGAGGGCTATTGCGCGCCTGCAGGAGCGCTGGCTGCGGCGCTCGGGGAGCCGATGATCTCGGATCACCGCCGCATTCTGGCGACCGCGCTTTCGCGCCTGCGGGGCAAGCTGAAGTACCGGCCGGTGGTGTTCGAGCTGATGCCGGACGCCTTCACCCTTTCGGCGCTCCAGCGGACGGTGGAAGCCATCGCCGGGGTGGCGCTGCACAAGCAGAACTTCCGGCGCGCACTCGAGCGCGCCGACCTCGTCGAGGGCCTGGGACGTCTGGATTCCGAAACAGGGGGTCGCCCCGCCGAGCTTTTCCGGTTCCGGCGCGAGGCGCTGAGCGCCCGACCTGCCCTGGGCCTGGCCCTGCCCTTGCTGCGGGAATAG